CAGATActttctgggataggagaaaaaaactctctaggttgtttgcatttctttaaaccaatcagaatcgtcttgggcagcgctaagctccagacacagcaacggtggctctgcaaaatagtctcgggaaggaacttgtttcggtggaacatttgcaccccacaatagaaaacgtcacatacaatattaaatgaagcgTGAGGTATttcaattagctggatacattaaacctcatttgcactgtactttgtccacagcaatccccaccaatctttttcccaaaacatcccagttagagagtaaatgctgtaaacatattcttttttaaatctttacaatcattccaaAAAAGAACCAAGGAGGCCTGCTttgttgcatgatccaaattttcttcaaaacttgccattttgagcgtgtagcttgctagctcgaaccCTTGTTTCCCGAAGAGTTTGAGAacggaaacacacagagagcggaaagTGAGGCGCACCGTAGCAGATGTCAGGCAAtaatcctggaaatgtacttccgttgatccagactaactCGAAGGAACCGATTCTGTAAAAAGAGTCTGTCCGCCCATCACCACAGACAAAGGGGGCACATAAGGCTACACAAGGCAACGAGGGTGGGAGGGAAAGGTGACATAAGGGCTGATCATGTATGTATTATAAGACAtgaggtgaaacacatcagagcAGAGCAGGCAATCACACAGgcgagaaaacatttaaaacaagtgTGACACGTGAGGAGAGTGACTTTGCAAAATGAATAGTAAACGGACTAACCAAAAACCCAGGACCATGACAAGTAGTCCAGTGCATGGTTACCAATTTAAGTGTTGGGCCCTCCAAAGGGTCATAAGATGAATATGAGGGGTTGTAAGACGATTAatgggagagggaggaagaaaagGTTCAGCTACAAACATTTCTATTCAATGTTTGTGAAATAGGCTGGATCATTTTACTTCCCCTGGGCCTAAAACAGTTATTGTTTTACACCACTTTGTTGAAGGGCCCCCaactacacatatatatatatatatatatatatatatatatatatatatatatatatgtatatatatatatatatatatatatgtatatatatatatatatatatatatatatatatatgtatatatatatatatatatatatattttgtaaatgATCACAAGCCAAAGGACACTGGATCACATGTTgtttaggtaaaaaaaaaaaaaaaaaaaaacgtgaatgtaaaaagtaggcctactttttaCATTCACGTTTCAgacgggttttttttttacaaaatattgtAGGCTAGTAGCCTAAAACAAGACTTCACCCGCCAATCATGCTTTCTGGAATGATCTTTGCCTTGAATAGCACGGTCCTTTACATTAACGATAAAGATCAAGACACAAATAAATCGTTGGTCACAGTTAAATTATAATGCTCTCAGCTGAAATTTGCAAAACAAATATTGTAGGCTAGTAGCCTACAATATTTTGTAGGAAAGAGAAGTGTTgcattaaatggaaatactctaGGGCAAAATTGTAGTAGTACAGACGTCCTTAGCTAACATTACATTTCAGCcatgtactgtaaataaaattgcATCACTTTCCTGTTGGAATGACCAGAGACGGTTGGTATGATTATGATTTCAGCTGTGTTGATTTATGTCTCCCACTCCATGCTCCCAGAGGCTGTCTCCCAGTTTAAACCCCGCCCCGCTGCCCGACTCGGTGTTACAAAAGCAGCGAACACAAACCCAGCTCCGTACCGCTGCCACCGCCGGAGTAGTCTCGCTCTCGCATAGCCGCTAGCCAGACCGGAGGAACAACAAACAGCAGCTACAATGGGGGTGGTAACAATTAAAGTCGAATACTGGTATGTACATCTTTTGTTGTActaatttttattttgtgaacGTTTTTAGTTAACCTGCGTCTGTTTGTGTCAGGGTTCGTGCCGTGAATCCTACTTTAAAGACGTAGCTACATTGTCACTACAGATGAATTTAGCAGCATTAGCTAGCTCAAAGCTAGCTATCTTAGCTTGGTCACTGGGCAACagtagtaacgttagctaatgttagtagGGCAAACAGCAAGTATTCTGCTTTTAAAATGCATGTATGTTTCCCCTTATAGTGGTAGATGAGGTTACGAAAGCCGCTATCAGGAGCTCGCCCGGGTTGTCAAGGGTGAGTTTCCTGATGCGGATGTGTCAGGCTTCACGGGAAGACAAAGTAAGTGTTGCTAATTTGTTTTGCAAATTTCAGCTGAGAGCATTATAATTTAACGGTGACCAACGATTTATTTGTGTCTTGATCTTTATCGTTAATGTAAAGGACCGTGCTATTCAAGGCAAAGATCATTCCAGAAAGCATGATTGACGGGTGaagtcttgtttttatttttattttgaaggcagcTTTGAGATTGAAATCAACGGTCAGCTGATCTTCTCCAAGACTGAGACGGGCGGGTTTCCATATGAGGATGACGTGAGTACATCATAGCAACAACAAACCGGTTTAACAGGCCCGTAAAATGTAAATCATACGGGTGAAGACTACGTACATTTCGTCAAGTAGctactgtacttgagtacaaaTTTGAGCTACTGGTACTTTGAGTATTAACTAAAGGTATcagacagctttagttactctaaaaattaagatatttttttattatatgcaAAACATATTAAGcttataaaagtttttttttgtgtgcaaatttccaaatattttgataattgttTAAGTAGTTTGACGGCTTTtaattttgagttttggacaaaacaaagaGTGAAGTTGTCACTTTGGGCTCTCAGTAAGTGTGACTATTTTCTTAAATTTTTACAAATTAATCAATCGATTTTTGATGAAGACAATAATCACAGATTAATCCATAGTGAAATCATTAGTTGCATTCAATATTCAAAATTGTTATAAATGAGCTCCACCTCAAATACAAATAAGTACACCACTAAAACCCTGCTTTGTCATTAGTGCATGAgtaaataaagttttatttatatagcacctcaaaACCtaggttacaaagtgctttacaaaaaaattaaatgatttaaaagtacaaaacacacattacaacaggagaaaaaaagcacAATAAAAACAGGAACAATTAGAGACATCAGGGATCACTATTCATAATAGAGCACATGACTCAAGTAacaaacatttataaaaaaagaactTCAGCTGTGACCTAAAACACTCAAGAGTTGGCTGAACCGAATCCCAGGGGGAGACGGTTCCACAGCCTGTGACCCAGGACAGCAAACGCATCGTCCCCTCGTGTTTTCAATCCTGTATGAGGTAGAACTAGCAAGCCTTGTTCAGAGGACCTGAGGGCCTAGCAGAGGTATACAGCATCAGTAGTTCACTTATACACTAGAGCAAGACCACTCAAAGCCTAAagctgcctacacatgatccaCGGCAAAACCGCGAGCAGTGCGCGACGCCAAGTCTAGCGCTCTGCCTAGTTGGGCGGCATCGCTCTCTccataggaaaacaatggaaTGGCCAACGCAGAGTGATTTTTACCGCGAATGCTGTGTAGGCGGCTTGATAGATAAGGAAGAGGATCTTGTATTGAATCCTAAATTTAATCGGAAGCCAGTGAAGAGACCTCAGAAAAATGGTGATGTGAGAGCGATATGAGGTCTTGGTGAGTAGTCTAGTCTTGCTGCAGAGTTTTGGAATAACTGTACAGCGTCTTGGCTTCGGCTGGAATAACATTATAATAGTCTAAGCAAGATGACACAAAAGGCATGGATAACCATTTCCAACTGCTGGAAAGATAACAGTGGGTGtacattttttatctttttgcaGTATTCCTCAGGTGGAAGTAGTGGGACTGAATAACTGTTATGACGCGTTTATATCAAATTTCAGCTGGTAGTCAAAAGTGATGCCTAGGTGTTTTGGCAAAATATTTTCTATTAGTGGCCAATGACCCAAGGTGTTGGGAGGATGTTAGTGGAGACacagatgataataataacataaaacTTTGAAACATAATAATGATAAAACGgtcacaggggacatttttctctgctggtatatatatctatctatctatctatctgtctgtctgcattctttttttagattttttgagCATTCACGCCTTTTAATGGATTCCTATCCATTAGACATGAaatgggaagagagaggggaaagacaggttggactcgaaccctcgaggcatacacctctacatatgtgcacctgctctaccaactgagctaacccggccactctGTTgaatacttttaatactttttaatacTAACTTAATTTTCCTGATTATactcaatgcaggacttttacttgtaacaatagtgtttttacagtgcggtattggtacttttccttaagtaaaggatctggaaGCGTCCTTTACCGCTGGTAACTCAAAACAATAACACTCTGagtttatatttttctttttctgccaCAGGTCTTGAATGCAGTCCAGCAGGCCCACGATGGCAAACCTGTGCAGAAGATCACCAAAAGCCGTGCGCCATGCGTCATCATGTAAACCTCCCCTCAGTCCTGCAGCATCAAGACAGGCCAGTGCAACTGTTCACTGCCAACAGAGATGCACTATGACCACTAGCTGCCGTCTTTGACGCAGATCCCCAAACGTCTGGCTCCCCCTCTTAGTTCTCATTGTGGTTCTCCAGGCTGTTAATGATTACTGTAGCCTAAACTGCCTTAACGGTTAAAGGGTTATAGTATGATGAATCCATTCCTGGAGTTTCCTTATTATAGGAGCTGTGATGGGGAGAATATGTCACAGAAATTTTGAAGGGATTCCACTTTACTTCACTTTTTTTACAGCCTCATTGCCTGGTATTCTCTAACTGCCTATTTTATGTTTACTGAGCTCACGTACAATTACCAATTTCATTGAATGCAAGTACCATGCAAAGTATTTGCACgtataacttttattttttttaaaggcagactgCCTCTTGGTTTCTGCGTCATGCATTGCTCTATGCTGAATAATCTTTTACTGAAGCATTTTTCTattaaactaattaaaacaCTCTGATTACTGTAAAGGCTGTGAATAGTGAAGCAATGTTATATATTATGAGTGAATGCTAAATGAAATTTATACGTATCAAATTggaatttttctttttatgctaAGCTCCTCTGCCACCAAAAACATGTATGTTAGCTTAGTGCTCCTCAAAAGGCACTGGCTAAAGAACTTGTTGGTTCTCCGGGTACTGCAGaacctttaacctttttctgTAATTTAAACTGGTC
This window of the Sander lucioperca isolate FBNREF2018 chromosome 21, SLUC_FBN_1.2, whole genome shotgun sequence genome carries:
- the selenow2a gene encoding selenoprotein W, 2a; translated protein: MGVVTIKVEYCGRUGYESRYQELARVVKGEFPDADVSGFTGRQSSFEIEINGQLIFSKTETGGFPYEDDVLNAVQQAHDGKPVQKITKSRAPCVIM